The Microcebus murinus isolate Inina chromosome 4, M.murinus_Inina_mat1.0, whole genome shotgun sequence genome has a segment encoding these proteins:
- the LOC105864577 gene encoding olfactory receptor 8C8-like, translating to MAVENDSSVTEFVLMGLTDQPELQLPLFFLFWVNYMVTVMGNLSLINLICLNSHLHTPMYFFIFNLSFIDLCYSFVLTPKMLMSFISERNTISFNGCMTQLFFFCFFVISESYVLTAMAYDRYVAICKPLLYTVAMSPQSCFLLMLGSYLMGFAGAMVHTGCMIRLTFCDSNIINHYMCDIFPLLQLSCSSTYANELMSSIIVGTVAIVSSLIITISYTLILFSILHMSSAKGWSKAISTCGSHIITVGLFYGFGLLTDLKPSSVGSMGQGKFFSVFYTNVVPMLNPIIYSLRNKDVKLALKKTLKKMRN from the coding sequence ATGGCTGTGGAAAATGACTCTTCAGTGACAGAGTTTGTTCTCATGGGATTAACAGATCAACCTGAGCTTCAACTGCCCCTGTTTTTTCTGTTCTGGGTGAACTACATGGTCACTGTCATGGGAAACTTGAGCTTAATCAATCTAATTTGCCTGAATTCACACcttcacacccccatgtacttttTCATCTTCAATCTGTCCTTCATTGATCTCTGTTACTCATTTGTCCTTACCCCCAAAATGCTGATGAGCTTTATTTCAGAGAGGAACACCATCTCCTTTAATGGATGCATGACTCAgctatttttcttctgcttttttgtCATCTCTGAGAGCTATGTGCTGACAGCCATGGCCTATgatcgctatgtggccatctgtaagCCCCTGTTGTACACGGTGGCCATGTCACCTCAGAGCTGTTTTCTGCTGATGTTGGGTTCATACCTGATGGGGTTTGCTGGTGCCATGGTGCACACAGGGTGCATGATCAGACTTACCTTTTGTGATTCCAACATCATCAACCATTACATGTGTGACatcttccccctcctccagctCTCCTGCAGCAGCACCTATGCCAATGAGCTGATGAGTTCTATTATTGTGGGCACAGTTGCCATAGTATCTAGCCTCATTATCACCATCTCTTATACTTTGATTCTTTTCAGTATCCTTCACATGTCCTCAGCTAAGGGTTGGTCCAAAGCCATCAGCACCTGTGGCTCCCACATAATAACTGTTGGACTCTTTTATGGCTTTGGGCTGCTCACTGATCTTAAGCCGTCATCTGTGGGGTCTATGGGCCAGGggaaatttttttcagtgttttacaCGAATGTGGTTCCCATGTTGAACCCTATCATTTATAGCCTGAGGAACAAGGATGTCAAACTTGCTCTGAAGAAAACcctgaagaaaatgagaaactga
- the LOC105864573 gene encoding olfactory receptor 8B3, which yields MKLSSGNDSLVTEFILAGLTDRPELQQPLFYLFLMIYVVTMVGNLGLITLIGLNSHLHTPMYYFLFNLSFIDLCYSSVFTPKMLMNFVSKKNIISYVGCMTQLFFFLFFVISECYMLTSMAYDRYVAICNPLLYKVTMSHQVCSVLTFAAYTMGFAGATAHTGCMLRLTFCSANVINHYLCDILPLLQLSCTSTYVNEVVVLIVVGINITVPSFTILISYIFILTSILHIKSTQGRSKAFSTCSSHIIALSLFFGSAAFMYLKYSSPGSMDQGKVSSVFYTNVGPMLNPLIYSLRNKDVKSALRKLLIKIHRRHIF from the coding sequence ATGAAACTGTCTTCTGGAAATGATTCCTTAGTGACTGAATTCATTCTTGCTGGATTAACAGATCGTCCAGAGCTCCAACAACCCCTCTTTTACCTGTTCCTAATGATCTACGTCGTCACAATGGTGGGCAACCTTGGCTTGATCACTCTTATTGGTCTAAATTCTCAcctccacacccccatgtactaTTTCCTCTTCAACCTCTCTTTCATTGATCTCTGTTATTCTTCTGTTTTCACTCCCAAAATGCTGATGAACTttgtatcaaagaagaatattatCTCCTATGTTGGGTGCATGActcagctatttttctttctcttttttgtcatCTCTGAATGCTACATGTTGACCTcaatggcctatgaccgctatgtggccatctgtaaTCCATTGCTATATAAGGTCACTATGTCCCATCAGGTCTGTTCTGTGCTAACTTTTGCAGCTTATACAATGGGATTTGCTGGAGCCACTGCCCACACAGGGTGCATGCTTAGACTGACCTTCTGCAGTGCTAATGTCATCAACCACTACCTGTGTGACATACTCCCCCTCCTCCAACTGTCTTGCACCAGCACCTATGTCAATGAGGTAGTAGTGCTCATTGTTGTGGGTATTAATATCACAGTTCCCAGTTTTACCATCctaatttcttacatttttatcctcaccagcattcttCATATCAAATCCACTCAAGGAAGATCAAAAGCCTTCAGTACTTGTAGCTCTCACATcattgctctttctctcttttttgggtCAGCAGCATTCATGTATCTTAAATATTCTTCTCCTGGATCTATGGACCAGGGAAaagtttcttctgttttctataCTAATGTGGGGCCAATGCTCAACCCCCTCATCTATAGTTTGAGGAATAAGGATGTCAAAAGTGCACTGAGGAAACTCCTGATTAAAATTCATAGAAGACACATATTCTAA